A genomic region of Anopheles coustani chromosome 3, idAnoCousDA_361_x.2, whole genome shotgun sequence contains the following coding sequences:
- the LOC131272278 gene encoding syntaxin-18, with amino-acid sequence MDITSLFKASVKTVRLKLPPDSIPQQDKNRILTKKTPKLEVWKKSTQLKQQITMLRDFLLENRAAYMKLAEHLKNSAPPMTNDERDVIDQQSEHIFSTASMMVAEMKHECAELPVGKQTKECLYQVIESVLEYASAIRKIALEQKQFRIKRQIETIQYIKLQPKMKTELYTKPLETAPALADGTPYQSNRTENLDNSRNTDKNVTQTMDDIQEDSMHNEYENDDLSPEDIQMFESENVQLYNELKGLSEEVDQIQRNVADIAQLQDVFSEKISIQSPDIDRIASTVVGSTENVRDANEQIKQAIQRNAGLRVWVLFFLIVMSFTLLFLDWYNE; translated from the exons ATGGATATCACATCCCTCTTCAAAGCCTCTGTGAAAACGGTACGCCTAAAATTGCCACCGGACAGCATCCCACAGCAGGACAAGAATCGCATTCTAACGAAAAAGACACCCAAACTagaagtatggaaaaaatccACCCAACTGAAGCAGCAAATTACGATGCTGAGGGATTTTCTGTTGGAGAACCGTGCTGCTTATATGAAGCTGGCGGAGCATCTGAAAAATTCCGCACCCCCAATGACGAACGACGAGCGGGACGTGATCGATCAACAATCGGAGCACATTTTCAGTACCGCGAGCATGATGGTAGCCGAAATGAAGCATGAATGTGCTGAACTACCAGTCGGCAAGCAGACGAAGGAATGCTTGTACCAGGTCATTGAGAGCGTACTCGAGTACGCTTCTGCGATACGCAAGATTGCGCTAGAGCAAAAACAGTTCCGAATCAAGCGCCAGATCGAAACAATCCAGTACATCAAGCTGCAGCCCAAAATGAAAACGGAACTGTATACGAAACCGCTGGAGACGGCACCGGCGCTGGCGGACGGTACACCGTATCAGTCAAATCGCACCGAAAATTTAGACAATTCCCGAAATACGGATAAAAATGTCACCCAAACGATGGACGACATTCAAGAGGATAGTATGCATAACGAATATGAGAATGACGATCTTAGTCCGGAGGATATACAGATGTTCGAGTCGGAAAACGTTCAGCTTTACAATGAACTGAAGGGGCTGTCGGAGGAAGTGGACCAAATCCAGCGTAATGTGGCCGACATTGCACAACTCCAGGATGTGTTTTCTGAGAAG ATATCAATTCAATCGCCTGATATCGATCGCATTGCTTCAACAGTCGTGGGGTCAACGGAAAACGTGAGGGACGCAAATGAGCAGATAAAACAGGCGATTCAGCGTAACGCTGGACTCCGAGTTTGGGTGCTGTTCTTTCTTATTGTGATGTCTTTTACCTTACTGTTCTTGGATTGGTATAATGAATAA
- the LOC131272282 gene encoding cytochrome c oxidase subunit 5A, mitochondrial — MLRFAAGRVLGGLRSAAGLKSSQSMVGATMVVRHSHSNETAEEFDSRYEAYFNRPEIDGWEARKAMNDLLGMDLVPEPKIIVSALKACRRLNDYALAVRFLEGVKDKCGDKTNEIYPYLLQEIRPTLTELGISTPEEMGYDQPELALKSVYDMH, encoded by the coding sequence ATGCTACGCTTTGCAGCTGGACGTGTGTTGGGCGGCCTCCGCAGCGCCGCTGGGCTGAAGAGCAGTCAATCGATGGTCGGAGCGACCATGGTTGTCCGTCACTCGCACAGCAATGAAACCGCCGAGGAGTTCGACAGCCGCTATGAGGCGTACTTCAACCGGCCTGAGATCGATGGCTGGGAGGCCCGCAAGGCCATGAACGACCTGCTCGGCATGGATCTGGTGCCGGAGCCCAAAATCATCGTTTCCGCCCTGAAGGCCTGCCGTCGCCTGAACGACTATGCGCTGGCTGTCCGCTTCCTGGAGGGAGTGAAGGACAAGTGCGGTGACAAGACCAACGAAATCTACCCCTATCTGCTGCAGGAAATTCGTCCCACCCTCACTGAACTGGGCATTTCTACCCCTGAGGAGATGGGCTACGATCAGCCGGAGTTGGCTTTGAAATCGGTGTACGATATGCACTAA
- the LOC131272276 gene encoding kynurenine aminotransferase, whose translation MLCHRSTFLGRIASQYTRWTLTARTMSTNKFDLPSRYQGATKSVWVEYIQLALQYKPLNLGQGFPDYHAPKYALDALAAAANSPDPLANQYTRGFGHPRLVQALSRMYSGLVGRTINPLSEVLVTVGAYEALYATIQGHVDQGDEVIIIEPFFDCYEPMVKAAGGVSRFIPLVPMVTGRTISSEDWKLDPLELAKLFNEKTKMIIINTPHNPLGKVMSRQELQMVADLCKKWDVLCVADEVYEHMVYEPYEHVRICTLPDMWERTITIGSAGKTFSLTGWKIGWAYGPENLMRNLQMVHQNCVYTCATPIQEAIAVGFEKELNQLSSPECYFNSISKELITKRDYMARFLEDIGMHPTVPQGGYFMIADWSKLAGQVDLSGETDPRRDYRFTKWMTKNVGLQGIPPSAFYAEEHMSLGEDFVRYCFFKRDDTLEQASSILTEWKNNSKSK comes from the exons ATGCTCTGTCATCGTAGTACGTTCCTGGGGCGCATTGCTTCGCAGTACACTCGGTGGACATTAACGGCTAGAACGATGTCAACAAATAAATTTGACCTTCCATCCCGCTACCAGGGTGCCACGAAGAGCGTATG GGTGGAGTATATTCAGCTCGCACTGCAATACAAACCGCTCAACCTTGGGCAAGGATTCCCGGATTATCATGCTCCGAAGTATGCACTGGATGCGCTTGCGGCCGCCGCCAACAGCCCGGACCCGTTGGCAAACCAGTACACCCGGGGATTCGGCCATCCTCGTTTGGTGCAGGCGCTGAGTCGCATGTATTCCGGTTTGGTGGGGCGTACGATCAACCCCCTCAGTGAGGTTCTAGTAACAGTTGGCGCTTACGAGGCGCTGTACGCAACGATTCAAGGTCATGTGGACCAAGGGGACGAAGTAATTATTATTGAACCTTTCTTCGATTGCTACGAACCGATGGTCAAAGCCGCTGGCGGTGTTTCGCGATTTATTCCGCTGGTTCCG ATGGTAACCGGTCGAACAATATCCTCCGAAGACTGGAAACTGGATCCCCTGGAATTGGCGAAACTTTTCAatgagaaaacgaaaatgatcatcatcaacacGCCGCACAATCCCTTGGGAAAAGTAATGAGCCGCCAGGAGTTGCAGATGGTGGCGGATTTGTGCAAAAAATGGGATGTCCTGTGCGTCGCGGACGAAGTCTACGAACACATGGTGTACGAACCGTACGAGCACGTGCGCATCTGCACGCTTCCGGATATGTGGGAACGCACGATAACGATCGGTTCGgccgggaaaactttttccctcaCCGGCTGGAAGATCGGATGGGCTTATGGGCCGGAAAATTTGATGAGAAATTTGCAGATGGTGCACCAGAACTGTGTGTACACGTGCGCCACTCCCATCCAGGAAGCGATTGCGGTTGGTTTTGAAAAGGAACTGAACCAGTTGTCCAGCCCAGAGTGCTACTTCAATAGCATCTCCAAGGAACTAATTACGAAGCGAGATTATATGGCCAGATTTTTGGAGGACATTGGCATGCATCCAACGGTTCCACAGGGTGGATACTTCATGATCGCTGATTGGTCGAAGCTTGCCGGCCAGGTCGATCTGTCGGGAGAAACTGATCCGCGTCGCGACTATCGTTTCACAAAATGGATGACGAAGAATGTGGGGCTGCAGGGAATACCGCCATCGGCGTTCTACGCCGAAGAACACATGTCGCTTGGTGAAGATTTTGTGCGCTACTGCTTTTTCAAGCGGGATGACACCTTGGAGCAAGCATCTAGTATCCTaacggaatggaaaaacaataGCAAGTCTAAGTAA
- the LOC131272281 gene encoding uncharacterized protein CG16817, with amino-acid sequence MTKNAEMSTETAVPPSAVWAQRYDTIFLTLNIECSEPKYEFTENTMVFSGVGMPEGKKYELNIEFYNKINPEKVFAKNIKRCIEFVIAKADPQETYWPRLLKEKTKPHWLKVDFNRWEDEGSNDEENDKMDLMEMLSANQNSDKLSFDDLGEDQEDSDDESIPGLTDS; translated from the exons ATGACAAAGAACGCAGAAATGTCTACAGAAACAGC TGTCCCACCATCTGCCGTCTGGGCTCAAAGGTACGATACCATCTTCCTGACGTTGAACATCGAGTGCAGTGAACCGAAATACGA ATTCACCGAAAATACGATGGTCTTCAGCGGTGTCGGCATGCCGGAAGGTAAAAAGTACGAACTCAACATTGAGTTTTACAACAAAATCAACCCGGAGAAGGTGTTCgcgaaaaacatcaaacgttGCATCGAGTTCGTGATCGCCAAAGCGGATCCCCAGGAGACGTACTGGCCGCGTCTGCTAAAGGAGAAAACAAAGCCCCACTGGTTGAAGGTAGATTTTAACCGATGGGAAGACGAAGGTTCTAACGATGAAGAAA ATGATAAAATGGACCTGATGGAAATGCTGAGCGCCAACCAGAACAGCGATAAACTGTCCTTTGACGATCTCGGCGAGGATCAGGAAGATTCAGACGACGAGAGCATTCCAGGCCTGACGGACTCCTAA